One genomic window of Xiphophorus hellerii strain 12219 unplaced genomic scaffold, Xiphophorus_hellerii-4.1 PGA_scaffold_72__1_contigs__length_338794, whole genome shotgun sequence includes the following:
- the LOC116716599 gene encoding dol-P-Man:Man(5)GlcNAc(2)-PP-Dol alpha-1,3-mannosyltransferase-like — MAGGVRRKSPSSPSPLWGKLHTLWQDKHLILFKTEHTLLVVSVLWILEIGINLWVIQKVAYTEIDWKAYMDEVEGVINGTYDYTQLKGDTGPLVYPAGFVYIFTALYYITNHGMNIRLGQYIFAVFYLVTLLLVFRIYNRTKKVPPYVFFFVCCASYRIHSIFVLRLFNDPVAMMLLFAATNLFLDGYWTLGCGVYSLAVSVKMNVLLFAPGLLFCLLWEFGLIRTIPKLSVCAAIQLLLGLPFLLNNPVGYLSRAFDLGRQFMFKWTVNWRFLPEWFFLNRYFHLVLLAAHLLTLLLFALRRWKRPGENIVELLKEPSKRKIPAQSITVDQIVLILFTSNFIGMCFSRSLHYQFYVWYFHTLPYLLWSGGVKKLAHLLRVLILGLIELSWNTYPSTKSSSAALHVCHLIILLCLWLAPPLTEKKEHTTDKGNKRH; from the exons ATGGCAGGAGGTGTGCGGAGAAAAAGCCCCAGCTCTCCGTCCCCTCTGTGGGGAAAACTCCACACTCTTTGGCAGGACAAGCACTTGATCCTGTTCAAGACGGAACATACGTTACTGGTGGTTTCAGTGCTGTGGATCCTGGAAATTGGAATAAACCTGTGGGTCATACAGAAAGTGGCAT ACACAGAGATCGACTGGAAGGCGTACATGGATGAGGTGGAGGGGGTCATCAACGGTACCTATGACTACACCCAGCTTAAAGGAGACACCGGCCCTTTGGT GTACCCTGCTGGTTTTGTCTACATCTTCACGGCTCTGTACTACATTACCAACCATGGGATGAACATCCGCCTCGGCCAGtacatttttgcagtgttctaTCTTGTTACGCTGCTGCTTGTCTTCAGAATATACAACCGCACCAAGAAG gtTCCGCCATATGTGTTCTTCTTTGTGTGCTGCGCCTCATATCGGATCCATTCCATCTTTGTGCTGCGTCTCTTTAATGATCCAGTGGCCATGATGCTGCTGTTTGCAGCCACTAATCTCTTTCTGGATGGATACTGGACTCTGGGCTGTGGCGTGTACAG TTTAGCAGTGTCTGTGAAAATGAACGTGCTTCTTTTTGCCCCTGGATTACTTTTTTGCCTTTTGTGGGAATTTGGCCTCATCAGAACAATCCCTAAACTTTCTGTGTGTGCAGCCATACAG CTTCTCCTGGGTTTGCCTTTCCTATTGAACAATCCTGTTGGCTATTTGAGCCGCGCCTTTGATCTGGGCCGTCAGTTCATGTTCAAGTGGACGGTGAACTGGCGCTTCCTGCCAGAGTGGTTCTTCTTGAATCGCTACTTCCACTTGGTCCTGCTGGCAGCTCACCTCCTCACTCTGCTGCTCTTCGCTCTCCGCCGCTGGAAGAg aCCAGGAGAAAACATAGTTGAGCTTCTTAAAGAACCAAGCAAGAGGAAAATCCCTGCTCAAAGCATCACTGTGGATC AGATAGTGCTGATACTCTTTACATCTAACTTCATCGGCATGTGCTTCAGCCGTTCATTGCACTACCAGTTCTACGTGTGGTACTTCCACACGCTGCCTTACTTGCTGTGGAGTGGCGGTGTCAAGAAGTTGGCCCACCTGCTGAG AGTTCTGATTCTTGGACTGATTGAGCTTTCATGGAACACCTATCCCTCGACTAAGAGCAGCTCTGCAGCCCTCCATGTCTGTCACCTCATCATCCTCCTCTGTCTGTGGCTGGCTCCACCCCTGACGGAAAAGAAAGAACACACGACTGATAAGGGGAACAAGCGTCACTGA